The sequence GGGCGACGAAAATAAAACCGCTGATGGCGGAAAACACCAGCATAAAACGACTATTCATTGTTGAAATCCAATTCAATCGGTCTGTGAAGCCAAGACCCGTCCACCAGCGGCCTCAGCGCGTACCGTTATCGTAACGGAAACGGAATTTTTCCTGCTCGCCGGCCGCCCGAGCCAGAATCCAATGCCGAAAGGCGGCTATTTTACCCAGTTCCGCCTGACTGTCATGACATACCAGATAAAAAGCATTTTTACTTACCAGCACATCATTAAAAGGACAAACCAGTCTCCCGGCTTCAATCTCCGTCTGCGCCATCACGTTGTTCGCCAGCGCCACACCCTGCCCGTGGATCGCCGCCTGTAATACCATCGCGCTGTGGCTGAAGATCGGGCCTTGCTGCACGTTAATCTGTACGCCGAGCTGGCGGGTATAAGCCAGCCAGTCACGGCGCGAGGCATCGTGCAGCAGCGTATGCGCAACCAGATCCGCCGGGGTTTTCAACGGATGATTTCCGGTCAGCAGCGCCGGCGAGCAGACTGGCAGCAGATACTCGGCATACAGTTTATCCACCCTCAGCCCCGGCCAATTGCCGCGACCGTAAAAGATGGCGACGTCCACATCGTCCGACAGGCGATCCTCGTCACGATCCACCGCCTGAATGCGCACGTCAATGCCCGGATAGTCCGCATTAAAACTCGAAAGGCGCGGAACCAGCCAGTGAATGGCAAAGCTCGGAAGCAGACTGACGGTCAGCGCGCCTTTGGCGCTGCGGGATTGTAATTTACGGGTCGCTTCTTTGAGTGAGGAAAAGATTTCTTTAATATCAAGATAGTAACTTTGCCCCTCTTCCGTAAGCAGCAATGAGCGGTTACGCCGGCGAAACAGTTTCAGCCCCAGAAAATCCTCCAGAGACTTAATCTGATGACTGACCGCCGCTTGCGTAACGAACAGCTCCTCCGCCGCTTTAGTAAAGCTCAGGTGCCGGGCCGCCGCATCAAATACCCGCAGAGAATTAAGCGGAGGTAAACGTTTTGACATGAATGAAATTCTTTTATTGACCGATAAATATGGCGCTTATCCCATATATTTATCTATTAGATTTTGTAATCCGAGGCATTATAAATTGTCCGTTGAGGATGTACCAGCAAATACCTATATTAGCGCAACTTCCTGAGCCGGAAAGAAAAGTGCGGAGGGGTGACCTGAGGTGCTTTTGGCTGGTGGTTGTGATGTTGTGTTTGCGATTCATTTGTCTGCCTTTGCGGACAGGGTAGCCGGGCTACCTTTTCACTTCCTGTACATTTATCCTGTCTGTCCATAGTGATTTTATGTAGCACCGCGGATGCGGTGCTTTTTTTATGGCGGGCTATCCTGCCCGCCACCCTTCGGGCCGTCGCAGGGCGACGTTTAAAATCGCTCCCGGCGATTTTTTATGGCGGGCTATCCTGCCCGCCACCTCTTTCAGGCCGTCGCAGGGCGTCGTTTAAAATCGCTCCCGGCGATTTTTATAACCATAATAACTACTTCGCTTCAACGATTTCTTTAACATTGGCGCGGTTAAGCTGCTGATTCTGACCGTAGGCGTCAGTATAGCTAATCAGGCCGGTATCATCATCAACTTTAGGTTTGCCGTCGGCAACGATGGTGCGCCCGTCGTCGGTATGAATAACATAATTACTGGAACAGGCGGCCAGAGAAAACGCCATTACGATAGCGGCAAAAATAGAGATTTTATTCTTCATAATTAACTCCCAATGGATAAAAATATTTTCCAATCAACCCTATACATCATGAAACTCTGAACATTAACATTTTAAAGCATAGCAAGGTTTATCAATTTTTCCACAAAGTGGCGCTAAGCATCGTCCTAAACTTGTTTCCCCCATCAAAATGAGACAGGATCTGACTCCCACAAGAGGACGCTCATGACACGGTTTAACGCCACAATTTTCCGCCAGCATTTCCCCGCGCTTATCCAGCCGGGCGTGTACCTTGACAGTGCTGCCACCACATTAAAGCCGCAGCCGGTTATTGACGCCGTACAACAGTTTTATCGCCAGGGAAGCGGCACGGTTCATCGCAGCCAGCACCGCGCCGCGCTGCGGCTAACAGAGCGTTTTGAGCATACGCGGCAGCAGGTCGCCGCGCTTATTCATGCGGCGGACCCGCGCGCCGTCATCTGGACCAAAGGCACCACCGAGGCAATCAATCTGGTGGCGCAAAGCTACGCGCGTCCGCGGCTGCGGGCGGGGGATGAGATTCTGGTCAGCGAAGCGGAACACCACGCCAACCTGATCCCCTGGCTGATGGTGGCGCAGCAAACCGGCGCGCGCGTGGTGAAACTGCCCATCGGCGCCGATCTATTGCCGGATATCGACCGGCTCGCCGATTTGCTCAACCCCAGAACCCGCCTGCTGGCGTTGGGGCAGATGTCCAACGTCACCGGCGGCATGCCCGATCTGGCAAAAGCCATTCAGCTGGCACACGGCTACGGCGCGGCGGTGATGGTGGACGGCGCGCAGGGCATAGCGCACAGCCCGCCCGATGTTCAGGCGCTGGATATTGATTTTTACGCTTTTTCCGCCCACAAGCTGTATGCGCCCACCGGCCTCGGCGTGCTGTATGGCAAAACGGCCCTGCTGGAAAGCATGACCCCATGGCAGGGCGGCGGCAAAATGATGACCCAGGTTTCCTTTGACGGATTTACGCCCCAGGCGATCCCCCAGCGGTTTGAGGCGGGTACGCCCCATATCGCCGGCGTTCTCGGTTTGTCCGCCGCGTTGCAGTGGCTGTCGCAACAGGATTGGCCGGCGGCGGAACGGTACAGCCGGAACCTGACCCGACAGGCGGAAAATCAGCTGGCGCAATTCCCCGGCTTTCGCAGTTTCCGCTGCGCTGATTCGAGCGTGCTCTCTTTCGATTTCGCCGGCGTTCACCATAGCGATCTGGTGACGCTGCTGGCCGAGAGCGGTGTGGCGCTGCGGGCCGGCCATCATTGCGCCCAGCCGTTGATGGCCGCGCTCGGCGTCAACGGTACGCTGCGCGCGTCGTTTGCGCCCTATAATAATCAGCAGGATATCGATGCGCTGATTGCCGCCGTCGGCACGGCGCTTGAATTACTCACGGATTAAACGCTATCACCATGACGATAACACTCGCCCCTCATCCGTTCGGCCGCCAGATTAGCGCCGCCGACCTGAAAACGCGTTTCGACGCCTGTCGTTCATGGGAGGAACGCTACCGGCAGCTTATTTTACTGGCCAAACAGCTTCCCGTCCTGCCGGAAAGGTTAAAAAGCGAAGATATCGCGCTGACCGGCTGCGAAAATCAGGTGTGGCTGGGTTATCAACGTCAGGAAGACGGCACGCTGCACTTTTACGGCGACAGCGACGGGCGCATTGTGCGCGGGCTGCTGGCAGTGTTGCTCACCGCAGTGGAAGGAAAAACCGCCGATCAGCTGCTTAAGGAAGATCCGCTGGCGCTGTTCGACGCCCTGGGACTGCGCGCGCAGCTCAGCGCCTCCCGCTCCAGCGGCCTGGCGGCGCTGGCCGCCAGGGTGCGGGCGATTGCGGAACAGGGCTGATTTTTACGCCGGCCGACGCCAAAAACACGGATGGAACGGCAAGGATTAGGCCCCTGACCGGCGCGCCTCTTTCGCCATCATCTTCTTCAGCGCATGGGAAACGGCAACAAAACCGAACGTCGCCGTCACCATGGTCGCGGCGCCGAAACCGGAGGCGCAGTCCATGCGTTTTACCCCCTCGGCGCTGCCGCGCGAGGCGCACACCGAGCCGTCGGGCTGCGGATAAACCAGCTGCTCGCTGGAAAACACGCAGTCTATCCCCAGCTTGCCCTTGCTGTTTTTCACCACGTTAAAGTCGTGCTTCAGCCGCTCGCGCAGTTTGGCCGCCAGCGGATCCTGAATGGTTTTTGCCAGATCGGCCACCGCGATACGCGTCGGATCAATCTGTCCGCCGGCGCCCCCCGTGGTCACCACCGGGATCTTGTAACGCCGGCAGTAGGAGAGCAGCGCGGCTTTGGGGCGCACGCTGTCAATCGCGTCGATCACGTAGCTGAAATCGCCGTCGAGCAGCGCCGCGACATTCTCGGCGCTGATAAAATCATCCACGCAGGTCACCCTGCATTCAGGATTGATGGCCAGAATGCGTTCGGCCATCACCTCGGTTTTCGCCTGCCCGGTATGCTGGCGCAGCGCATGGATCTGCCGGTTGGTGTTACTGACGCACACGTCATCCATATCAATCAGGGTGATGGCGCCGATGCCGGTGCGGGCCAGCGCTTCCGCCGCCCATGACCCCACCCCGCCGATGCCTATCACGCAGACATGCGCCTGAGAAAACAGCGCCAGCGCCTGCCGACCGTATAAACGCGCGGTGCCGCCGAAACGCTGTAGATAGGCTTCGGATAATTGCGTACTCATTGCTGCCAACCTTTAAATCGGGAAAATAAAAACGCCACAGGATACCCCTAAACCGGCGCCACCTCCACCAGGCAGCTCATGGCGTTCGGCCCCTGCGTCAAGGAGGAGGTGCCTATATCCAGCGTCAGCACGTTCGCGTTCCCCGACTGCTCGACCGGGTGCCACTCTTTTTGTCCGAAACCAGGATCGAACCAGGCGCCGGTAGCCATAATCACCACCCCCGGCGTCACGCCGTCGGTGATCCGCACGCCGGCGTAAATACGCCCGCGATCGTTGCTGACTTCCACCTGGAAACCCTCGTTTATGCCGCGCGCCGCCGCATCCTGCGGATGCATATAGAGCGTCTCCCGGCCCGCGGTTTTATTCGCTTCGACCTGCGGCGTCGTCGCCAGCTGGCTGTGCAGCCGATCGCCAGGCTGAATGGAAATAAAGTGCAGCGGCCAGGTTTGCGTGGCCGACGCCCCCAGCCATTCAACCGGCGGCCGCCATTCGGGATGCGGCGCAAAGTCGGGGTAGTCGTACCCGGCGATGGTGGAACTGAACAGTTCGATTTTACCGCTGGGCGTTTGCAGCGCATGCTGCTGCGGATCGCGGCGGAAATCCTCAAAGAAGACGAACGGCTTGTCGTCCATCGGGATCTCGACGTGCCCTTGCCGCCAGAACTCGTCAAACGACGGCCAGGATTGCGCGGCCTCTTGCTGTCTGGCGCGGCACTCGTCATAGAGCGTGGTCAGCCACTCCCGCTCGCTGCGGTTTTGGGTGAAAACATCCCCATAGCCCAGCCGCTCCGCCAGTTCGCTGAAGATGTCGAAATCATGGCGCGCCTGATGCCGCGGGGCGATGGCCTGATGCATGGCGAAAATAAAGCGATCGCGGGAAGAGCCGCCGATATCGTTGCGCTCCAGAGTGGTGGTCACCGGCAGCACGATATCCGCCATCCGCGCCGCCGGCGTCCAGACGATATCCTGCACCACCACCGTGTCGGGCTTGCTCCACCCCTCCACCAGCCGGTTCAACTGCTGGTGATGATGGAAAGGATTGCCCCCGGCCCAGTGAATCAAATGGATATCGGGGTAGTGATGCGTTTCCCCCTGAAACGTATAGGGCTGACCGGGATGCAACAGCATATCGGCGATGCGCGCCACCGGGATCGACCGCCCGGCATTCGGATGGGAAGGCGACGCCGGCGCCGGGGTGGCGATACGTTCGTTGCCGACGCTGTTCATTGAGCCGTGGCCGAACGAGAAACCGCCGCCCGGCAGCCCGACCTGCCCCAGCATCGACGACAGAGCGATCATCATCCAATAAGGCTGTTCGCCCCGATGCGCCCGCTGAACGGAGTAGGAGCAGGTGATAAAGCTGCGCACGCCGATCAATTGCCGCGCCAGCCGCTCGATGCGCGCCGCCGGAATGCCGGTAATGGCGCTGGCCCAGGCCGGCGTTTTCGCCGTGCCGTCGCTACGGCCGCCAAGGTAATCCGTCAGTTGCTCGTAGCCAACGCAGTAACGTTGCAGGAAATCCTTGTCGTCAGCCCCCAGGCGCTGAATCTCATACCCCAGCGCCAGCATCAGCGCGACATCGGTATTCGGGCGGATAGGGATCCACTCCGCATTGACGAACGCCGGGCAGTCATCGCGCATCGGGCTGATATTGATCACCGGAATACCCTTCGCCACCAGCTTTTCCAGCGCCGGCTGCAGCGTATGGTGCCCCGCGCCGCCGGAGGCCACCTGGGCGTTTTTCAGCGCCAGGCCGCCAAAGGCGAGAAAAATATCGCAGTGTTCGGCGACGCTGCGCCACTCGGTCACCTTGCCGGTCAGCGGATGGAAGGTGCCGATCACATACGGCAGGAAAAACTGCGCCGATCCCCAGCTGTAGTTGCCCAACTGATCCACCGCGCCGCCGCCGGAAAAGTAAAACCGGCGCACCTGGGAGCGGGCATGGTGAAAGCGTCCGGCGGAAGACCAGCCGTAGGAACCGGCAAACAGCCCGTCGGCGCCGTAGCGATCGCGGATGCGGCGGTTTTCCTCCGCCACCAGGTCGAGCGCCACGTCCCAGTCGACCTCGACGAAGTCTTCTTTGCCGCGCAGCGAACCATCGCTCTTTTCACGCTGCTGCAACCAGGAACGGCGCACCGCTGGCCGCCGGATGCGGCGCTCCGAATAGACCAGCGGGACAATGGAGTCGAGCATCGGGGAAGGTGAAGGGTCGCCCGCGAATGGCTCGCAGCCAATCAATTTTCCGTCTTCAACAACGGCGGTAAACGCGCCCCAGTGAGCCAGGTGTGGATAACGTTTAATCGACATGACGACCTCAGGGTAGTAAATAGCAGGCTATATAATAGCGTGAATCCGCGCCTTCCCCAATCCTCCAAATCCTCAACGATTTATGCGTAATTCAACATTGCTTATACGAATTTAAACGTTTGTTTAAAACAGGCGTCAGGATAGGGTTCCGCTAGAAAATAAAAACGCAGAATCCACGCTCCGATACGGATGGGAAAGATGAAAAAACATGCTCTTTTATCAATATTAGTAATAGCTTCTTCGCTATTCAGTCTACACGGCCAGGCAGCAGACCCCACGCCCAAACGCGGCGGAACCCTTAATTTTCTGGTCGAGCCGGAACCGCCGGTACTGACCACGCTGGTCAATACCGCCGGCCCCATTCTCAAGGTAAATTCCAAGGTCATCGAAGGGTTGCTTAATTATGATTTCGACCTGAAACCGCTTCCCGCACTGGCCACCAGTTGGTCGATCAGCCCGGACGGCAAACAGTATACCTTTCATCTGCGCCAGGGCGTGAAATGGCACGACGGCAAGGATTTCACCTCCGCGGACGTCGCTTTCTCCATACTGGCGGTCAGACAATATAATTCACGCGGCCAGGGAACATTCGCCAGCGTCGCCGACGTGAAAACCCCCGATCCCCATACCGCGGTGGTTGAACTGTCGCAGCCGGCGCCCTATTTATTGAGCGCTTTCTCGGCGAATGAAGCGCCCATCGTGCCGAAGCATCTTTATGAAGGAACCGATATTCGCAGCAATCCGCACAATACCGCGCCGGTCGGCACCGGCCCCTACGTCTTTAAG comes from Brenneria nigrifluens DSM 30175 = ATCC 13028 and encodes:
- the csdA gene encoding cysteine desulfurase CsdA — translated: MTRFNATIFRQHFPALIQPGVYLDSAATTLKPQPVIDAVQQFYRQGSGTVHRSQHRAALRLTERFEHTRQQVAALIHAADPRAVIWTKGTTEAINLVAQSYARPRLRAGDEILVSEAEHHANLIPWLMVAQQTGARVVKLPIGADLLPDIDRLADLLNPRTRLLALGQMSNVTGGMPDLAKAIQLAHGYGAAVMVDGAQGIAHSPPDVQALDIDFYAFSAHKLYAPTGLGVLYGKTALLESMTPWQGGGKMMTQVSFDGFTPQAIPQRFEAGTPHIAGVLGLSAALQWLSQQDWPAAERYSRNLTRQAENQLAQFPGFRSFRCADSSVLSFDFAGVHHSDLVTLLAESGVALRAGHHCAQPLMAALGVNGTLRASFAPYNNQQDIDALIAAVGTALELLTD
- a CDS encoding YgdI/YgdR family lipoprotein, with amino-acid sequence MKNKISIFAAIVMAFSLAACSSNYVIHTDDGRTIVADGKPKVDDDTGLISYTDAYGQNQQLNRANVKEIVEAK
- a CDS encoding molybdopterin guanine dinucleotide-containing S/N-oxide reductase encodes the protein MSIKRYPHLAHWGAFTAVVEDGKLIGCEPFAGDPSPSPMLDSIVPLVYSERRIRRPAVRRSWLQQREKSDGSLRGKEDFVEVDWDVALDLVAEENRRIRDRYGADGLFAGSYGWSSAGRFHHARSQVRRFYFSGGGAVDQLGNYSWGSAQFFLPYVIGTFHPLTGKVTEWRSVAEHCDIFLAFGGLALKNAQVASGGAGHHTLQPALEKLVAKGIPVINISPMRDDCPAFVNAEWIPIRPNTDVALMLALGYEIQRLGADDKDFLQRYCVGYEQLTDYLGGRSDGTAKTPAWASAITGIPAARIERLARQLIGVRSFITCSYSVQRAHRGEQPYWMMIALSSMLGQVGLPGGGFSFGHGSMNSVGNERIATPAPASPSHPNAGRSIPVARIADMLLHPGQPYTFQGETHHYPDIHLIHWAGGNPFHHHQQLNRLVEGWSKPDTVVVQDIVWTPAARMADIVLPVTTTLERNDIGGSSRDRFIFAMHQAIAPRHQARHDFDIFSELAERLGYGDVFTQNRSEREWLTTLYDECRARQQEAAQSWPSFDEFWRQGHVEIPMDDKPFVFFEDFRRDPQQHALQTPSGKIELFSSTIAGYDYPDFAPHPEWRPPVEWLGASATQTWPLHFISIQPGDRLHSQLATTPQVEANKTAGRETLYMHPQDAAARGINEGFQVEVSNDRGRIYAGVRITDGVTPGVVIMATGAWFDPGFGQKEWHPVEQSGNANVLTLDIGTSSLTQGPNAMSCLVEVAPV
- the tcdA gene encoding tRNA cyclic N6-threonylcarbamoyladenosine(37) synthase TcdA: MSTQLSEAYLQRFGGTARLYGRQALALFSQAHVCVIGIGGVGSWAAEALARTGIGAITLIDMDDVCVSNTNRQIHALRQHTGQAKTEVMAERILAINPECRVTCVDDFISAENVAALLDGDFSYVIDAIDSVRPKAALLSYCRRYKIPVVTTGGAGGQIDPTRIAVADLAKTIQDPLAAKLRERLKHDFNVVKNSKGKLGIDCVFSSEQLVYPQPDGSVCASRGSAEGVKRMDCASGFGAATMVTATFGFVAVSHALKKMMAKEARRSGA
- the csdE gene encoding cysteine desulfurase sulfur acceptor subunit CsdE, whose amino-acid sequence is MTITLAPHPFGRQISAADLKTRFDACRSWEERYRQLILLAKQLPVLPERLKSEDIALTGCENQVWLGYQRQEDGTLHFYGDSDGRIVRGLLAVLLTAVEGKTADQLLKEDPLALFDALGLRAQLSASRSSGLAALAARVRAIAEQG
- a CDS encoding transcriptional regulator GcvA; this encodes MSKRLPPLNSLRVFDAAARHLSFTKAAEELFVTQAAVSHQIKSLEDFLGLKLFRRRNRSLLLTEEGQSYYLDIKEIFSSLKEATRKLQSRSAKGALTVSLLPSFAIHWLVPRLSSFNADYPGIDVRIQAVDRDEDRLSDDVDVAIFYGRGNWPGLRVDKLYAEYLLPVCSPALLTGNHPLKTPADLVAHTLLHDASRRDWLAYTRQLGVQINVQQGPIFSHSAMVLQAAIHGQGVALANNVMAQTEIEAGRLVCPFNDVLVSKNAFYLVCHDSQAELGKIAAFRHWILARAAGEQEKFRFRYDNGTR